One genomic region from Zalophus californianus isolate mZalCal1 chromosome 2, mZalCal1.pri.v2, whole genome shotgun sequence encodes:
- the RWDD4 gene encoding RWD domain-containing protein 4 isoform X2 — protein MNAFFNNTISSAVKQSILAKLQEAVEVNLGTAMTYTLFEYAKDNKEQFMENHQPVNSTIPISSIISVETPNTAPSSKKKEKKEQLSKAQKRKLADKTDHKGELPRGWNWVDVVKHLSKTGSKDDE, from the exons ATGAACGCTTTTTTTAACAACACCAT ATCATCGGCTGTAAAGCAGAGCATATTAGCCAAGTTACAGGAAGCAGTGGAGGTCAATCTTGGGACCGCCATGACCTACACATTGTTTGAATATGCCAAGGACAATAAGGAGCAGTTCATGGAGAATCACCAGCCCGTGAATTCTACG atacCCATAAGCAGTATCATCTCCGTTGAAACTCCTAATACAGCCCCATcgagtaagaaaaaagaaaaaaaagaacagctttcAAAAGCACAGAAACGTAAGCTGGCAGATAAAACag ATCACAAAGGAGAACTGCCTCGAGGATGGAACTGGGTTGATGTGGTGAAG CAT ttAAGCAAAACTGGCTCTAAAGATGATGAATAG
- the RWDD4 gene encoding RWD domain-containing protein 4 isoform X1 yields MSANEDQEMELEALRSIYEGDESFRELSPVSFQYRIGENGDPKAFLIEISWTETYPQTPPIISMNAFFNNTISSAVKQSILAKLQEAVEVNLGTAMTYTLFEYAKDNKEQFMENHQPVNSTIPISSIISVETPNTAPSSKKKEKKEQLSKAQKRKLADKTDHKGELPRGWNWVDVVKHLSKTGSKDDE; encoded by the exons ATGAGTGCCAACGAGGACCAAGAG aTGGAACTGGAAGCTCTACGTTCTATTTATGAAGGAGATGAAAGCTTCCGGGAATTAAGTCCAGTGTCATTTCAATACAGG aTAGGTGAAAATGGTGATCCCAAAGCCTTCTTAATAGAGATTTCCTGGACAGAAACATATCCCCAAACACCTCCAATTATATCTATGAACGCTTTTTTTAACAACACCAT ATCATCGGCTGTAAAGCAGAGCATATTAGCCAAGTTACAGGAAGCAGTGGAGGTCAATCTTGGGACCGCCATGACCTACACATTGTTTGAATATGCCAAGGACAATAAGGAGCAGTTCATGGAGAATCACCAGCCCGTGAATTCTACG atacCCATAAGCAGTATCATCTCCGTTGAAACTCCTAATACAGCCCCATcgagtaagaaaaaagaaaaaaaagaacagctttcAAAAGCACAGAAACGTAAGCTGGCAGATAAAACag ATCACAAAGGAGAACTGCCTCGAGGATGGAACTGGGTTGATGTGGTGAAG CAT ttAAGCAAAACTGGCTCTAAAGATGATGAATAG